The stretch of DNA AAGATTATGGAAAAACTTTCACAAATGCACAAAAGTGCAAAACATTGTTGTTGTAAGAACAAGACCTCTTATGTTCTTAAACCAAATGCACCCCATCTCCTTCTACCTTCTTTCTTCATCTTTAAGGTGTTTGAATCTATAAGTTTTTCCAGAGATTTTCCCCTTCTACTTCGAACTCTTCCTGCTTCTTTCAAAAGCTCAAACAATCTTTTCTTTTCGTCATCAACATCTGGATTTGCAGTTCCAAGCTTTTCTTCTCTCATTTTGAGTATATATTCCAATATTTGAATGGCATCTTCAACtctgtaataaaataaaattaaagagttATTTTCATCCACCAAAAAGCAATCATACTTGTAAAATTTTTGGACTCAATTTACCATGGTAAATTTGGAAGGTGAACTAGATTGTGTGACTGTGCCAAATGCGTGATTCCTTAACTACAAGAAATTTGGATTCTTGAGTATAGGATTTGGATTAGACGCATTCAGGCAGTCATGCGGTTACTAGTCTCGACTGTCCGATTtaaacaaagagaaaaaaattgtttacctTCCTAATGCATCGTAAGTTGCAGCTAGGTTGCTATACACACCAAGAGTGTCCAAATGATAGGTTCCACACTCCCTCTCCAAGATCTCTCTAGCTTCTTCAAAATGTGTAGCAGCCTCTTCTATTTTATACAGTTGAACGCACGCCAAACCCATCTGGTTCAACACAAATCCAAAAAACGCAGATTTCCTTTCCCCGCCGCCTCTCAGCTTGGTGACAGCATTGTCAAAAGATTTCCAAGCATCCACATGCCGACCAACCATGTAGAACATCACTCCCATCTGAGCTTCTATTCCTGCAACTGTCCTATATTGTCCAGGGATACCTTCCAATAGTTTCACTGCCTTTTGCAAGAGCTTCAGCGCTTCATCGGGCTCGTTTAGAGCTTCATAGATTGCAGAGATTTCAGTTAAACCACTTGCAATCTCTCCGGCAGTTATTCCAGACACAGGTTTACTGTATATCCTTAATGCGTTTTCGCAATAGGATATCGACTCTCTTAATTTTCCTGTCTTGTAGTAAAGATCAGCTAGTCGAATGTACACTAAAGCCACAGAACTGTGATTTTCACCCTTGGTAGATTTGAACACTGTCAATGCTTTCTGATAGGCAAAAACAGCTTCGTCAAAACGACACAGCGACGTGTAAATATCTCCAATGCTAACATCAATAGCTGCAATCTCAGTATCTTGTCCGTTAGCAATCATTGACATGCTGGCCAGGACAAGGTGCTCGAGTGCTGGTTCATAATCTCCCTTTGCTTCGCATATAAGAGCCATGAGACGCCGGTCTGCTGCTTCTGTAAGGGAAGCGGGTGAGCAATGCTCCCGATGAATTTCAAGTGTTTTCTTGCAGAAGTGCTCTGCGTCGTCGAATTGCATGGCTTGAACATGGGCTTCAGCTAAGTATCTGTCATCCAAGGTAACCAATTAGTTAGAAATCTTTTTAGCACCTTTTACATAATTATCAATTTAGAAAACATTGATCAAAATCAATTAAAGACCTACATGTTTATTATGCAAAACAAACATAGAACATTGAAAATTATGGCcctaaatttgaaaaaataactaAATCGAGTGACGTTGTTCaatttaaaatactaaattatCAATTTACAAATTTAGTCTAATGTTATGTTTTCGTTTTGCAACAAGTTTCCGCTTCAGCTTGAAATCACAACAAGTTTTTCACATCTATGTAGAAGCTTCATTTTGTACCTTCTAAGAAACTCCGACAAAAGCAAAACTAATGTGAGTTTAAATACcaaaccaaacacactctaGATTAATTGATTCTTGCAATTTTAATGACTAGTAGTAATTATCTTACATGCTATTTCTGCATAAGAATATTTGTGAAAGAAACATAActacattcttttttttttttggtacaagaaaCATAACTACATTCTAGTATATGTACTATGAAGACAAGACAAAAACATGTTTAGTCACAAGTAGTGTTAACTTTACCTGCAAGTTTCTGCAACTCTCGGGTCAGACTTACCCAAAATATCCATTTGGATCTTCAAACCCGACTCATAACACAAAATGGATCTATCCAATTGTCCACTCATGGAATAAGTATCACCAAGTTGCATATACCCAGAAAATTTCACCATAGCATGACCCGACCCGTTTTCAACATCCAACAACAAAATAGACCGTTCCAATTCCTCAATAGCCTCATCCAAATTCCCCAAATTACAATAAATTGCAGCAACAACATGTAGACACGTGGCAAGATCCAAACCCGGACCCGAAACCCGTTCAAAACATTTGGATGCCCGAATTGCATAATCCAAAGCTTTTTCTGGATTTTCACCAGAAGCTATGGTATCTCTTGCCATCTTCAAAAGAAATGGACCCAAATCAGGGTTTTCTAATGATGTTTCATCCATGATCAGTGTCTTCTTGATTGTTTTCTTCATCGCCGGTGATGGGTTGCGGTGGTTGTCATCGCCGGTGACCTCATTTTGCGGCGGTTCACGGAGGAAAATACCAAATGATTGCATTTGAAGTGGGGTTTTCACTGTTAAACCTGTCTTTGTTGAATCTTCAATGCCCATgattcaaaattgaaaatttattcataCCCATTATTCAAAATTGAATCTTTTTTCATACCCATGAttcaaaactgaaatttttttcataccCATTATTCTAAATTGGTTTATCAAAAATGggaaattttctattttaatttgagAATTTTTCTGTTCTATATAgcatgtgtatatatatacattgaAGAAGTGTGGTAGAAGAATGGAATTGAATTGAAATGAGTATAGAAGTGagtggagagagagagagagagagagagagagagagagagatattaGGGATGGTAGTAGTGGAAGGTTGCTTGGAAGAGACGACTTGTAATGATGGAATTGGGATACTTTAATTTGAGAACAAGCTTGACAAGGAAAAAAGGCAAGAACAGAGTGACAAAATCCATGATTTTGTTTTATGGATTGAATTTGTGTTTCAGAAAATTTatgttattgaattttttattgtgtGTTTCAATTTTATATAGTATACTTTTCTTTTCCAGTAAGAATGTAGCCTGCAGGACTGAGGACAGTTGTTAGATTTTTATGGTACAAACAGGAACAGGACTGTTGTTAGATGCAACAAAGCCTACACATTCTAACTAccctatttttataaattcataaaaaaaaaccctattttttcattttttggttacataaaaaaaaacctatttttCTAATAAAGCATAAGTTTTTTGAAACATCTAATAAAGCATAATttgaactctaaattatcatttctctttcatttttaaattatataataactaattttttaaataaaattctcATATAATTTATGAACTAAGattgaaaattttcatatactttaaagacaatattattatatatttatattagaGAAAAtaactttgattaaaaaaaataaaaaaattgtttaaaaactaaattgatgatttagggaaaattttcatatactgagacaatattattatatatttttacgttttattttatttagttttgtGCATAGGGTTTACACCAAACTTATTCAAGATTGAAAATAAACAcgaatacaaaataaaataaaataatttaattactaataacaATATTTATACAAATTTTATAGAAATATGATATCATAAtatatgatgaaaaaaaatcaaattacacCAATATAAATTAGtcataaatattttgttttataatattAGTGTTTTTGACATGTATATATTCGAGCTATATTAGagttatgttatgttatttaatcataaaaaaattgacaatatatatttatctcgagataaata from Trifolium pratense cultivar HEN17-A07 linkage group LG5, ARS_RC_1.1, whole genome shotgun sequence encodes:
- the LOC123885316 gene encoding protein KINESIN LIGHT CHAIN-RELATED 1-like, yielding MGIEDSTKTGLTVKTPLQMQSFGIFLREPPQNEVTGDDNHRNPSPAMKKTIKKTLIMDETSLENPDLGPFLLKMARDTIASGENPEKALDYAIRASKCFERVSGPGLDLATCLHVVAAIYCNLGNLDEAIEELERSILLLDVENGSGHAMVKFSGYMQLGDTYSMSGQLDRSILCYESGLKIQMDILGKSDPRVAETCRYLAEAHVQAMQFDDAEHFCKKTLEIHREHCSPASLTEAADRRLMALICEAKGDYEPALEHLVLASMSMIANGQDTEIAAIDVSIGDIYTSLCRFDEAVFAYQKALTVFKSTKGENHSSVALVYIRLADLYYKTGKLRESISYCENALRIYSKPVSGITAGEIASGLTEISAIYEALNEPDEALKLLQKAVKLLEGIPGQYRTVAGIEAQMGVMFYMVGRHVDAWKSFDNAVTKLRGGGERKSAFFGFVLNQMGLACVQLYKIEEAATHFEEAREILERECGTYHLDTLGVYSNLAATYDALGRVEDAIQILEYILKMREEKLGTANPDVDDEKKRLFELLKEAGRVRSRRGKSLEKLIDSNTLKMKKEGRRRWGAFGLRT